One window of Misgurnus anguillicaudatus chromosome 13, ASM2758022v2, whole genome shotgun sequence genomic DNA carries:
- the irx7 gene encoding iroquois homeobox 7, whose amino-acid sequence MPASPTGFGNFFMERNINMPAGYQLLGCPPGMQQPPAHMVGMTGMPLPFSGIPGYSFIPYPHPGHLAHISNAYDIKTASSYHQALLGRGGPYYAPYRPMPADDPSRVTKVATRESTSALKAWLSEHLKNPYPTKGEKIMLAIVTKMSLTQVSTWFANARRRLKKENRVSWASKGKSDEEDEEEDGESEEEGSLRKDAEDEDEIDPQTIDEEDVEVSNERLVEGLDHKESVKSETSCETRSEVCKQDAEVQKPKIWSLAETATSDIVKKPNDMKLLQSQSPDFGKWWAGWPSRETYSPINLSTHDLLKQK is encoded by the exons ATGCCTGCTTCACCTACCGGGTTTGGAAACTTCTTCATGGAGCGAAACATCAACATGCCCGCTGGATATCAATTATTGGGCTGCCCACCAGGAATGCAACAGCCACCGGCACATATGGTGGGCATGACTGGGATGCCCTTACCTTTCTCAGGAATACCAGGGTACAGTTTCATCCCATACCCTCATCCAGGACACCTGGCACACATT AGCAATGCTTATGATATCAAGACTGCATCATCATATCACCAAGCTCTTCTCGGTCGCGGTGGACCCTATTACGCTCCGTATCGCCCCATGCCAGCGGATGACCCCAGCCGGGTAACCAAAGTGGCCACACGGGAGAGCACGAGCGCACTGAAAGCCTGGCTCAGCGAGCACCTGAAAAACCCTTATCCCACCAAAGGGGAAAAGATCATGCTTGCCATCGTCACCAAAATGAGCCTCACACAAGTTTCGACGTGGTTCGCCAACGCTCGGCGTCGCCTCAAGAAGGAGAACCGGGTCAGCTGGGCCTCCAAAGGAAAGTCTGACGAGGAGGACGAGGAAGAGGACGGTGAAAGCGAAGAAGAGGGTTCATTGAGAAAAGACGCAGAGGATGAGGATGAGATCGATCCTCAAACAATTGATGAGGAGGATGTAGAGGTGTCAAATGAGCGTCTAGTAGAAGGACTTGACCATAAGGAAAGTGTGAAGTCCGAGACTTCATGTGAAACCAGAAGCGAAGTGTGTAAGCAAGATGCTGAAGTCCAAAAACCCAAAATATGGTCGCTTGCTGAAACCGCGACCTCAGACATTGTCAAGAAACCAAACGATATGAAGCTTCTTCAAAGCCAGAGTCCAGATTTTGGGAAATGGTGGGCTGGCTGGCCTTCAAGGGAAACATATTCGCCTATAAACCTCTCCACACATGATCTTCTCAAGCAGAAATAA
- the cd40 gene encoding LOW QUALITY PROTEIN: tumor necrosis factor receptor superfamily member 5 (The sequence of the model RefSeq protein was modified relative to this genomic sequence to represent the inferred CDS: substituted 1 base at 1 genomic stop codon) has translation MRIFYTLCIVVTLFYLVWSCEKETHYEKDGKCCKKCGPGKRMLMNDDCMDPSCQDCSEGEYQSGYTSETKCKPQPSCDTNLNFLPQITPTPKDKLSVCKCKPGYFCTKDDDCSVCRPHKVCSAGQKIHKAGLYTCCLIXCIPSSLNIFKMQNFWPDGIRCLKCYQAMLAFSKSQTPPLICLFLCFFTGSPESDTVCEDCQIGTFSNNNSATTCEKWTTCDSGYVEKTPGTSTSDRICEKGTPSDRAAILGAVFGVLLLIVTGIVIMFFLKKRKINLTWLQNKLKRTQLKEDPSVAEPFNAQQPEEDVETPEPVSPTPSNVTENGNVVVQEDGKHSIVSSTETRPFSENSYL, from the exons ATGAGGATATTTTACACTCTTTGTATTGTG GTCACATTGTTTTACCTTGTGTGGTCTTGTGAAAAGGAAACACATTATGAGAAGGATGGCAAATGCTGCAAGAAATGTGGACCAG GGAAGAGGATGTTGATGAATGATGACTGTATGGACCCGAGTTGTCAGGACTGTTCAGAAGGAGAATATCAGAGCGGATACACAAGTGAGACCAAATGCAAGCCCCAACCCAGCTGTGACACCA atttaaattttctgccacAAATCACTCCCACTCCCAAGGACAAACTTAGTGTATGCAAATGCAAACCTGGATACTTCTGTACCAAAGACGATGACTGCAGCGTTTGTAGGCCACACAAAGTCTGCAGCGCAGGACAGAAAATCCACAAAGCTGGTTTGTATACCTGCTGTCTAATCTAATGTATACCTTCATctttaaacatctttaaaatgcaaaatttcTGGCCGGATGGGATCAGATGCCTTAAATGCTATCAGGCTATGTTAGCATTTTCCAAATCACAGACTCCACCTTTAATCTGTTTATTTCTCTGTTTTTTTACAGGTTCACCAGAAAGTGATACAGTTTGTGAAGACTGTCAAATCGGGACATTTAGCAACAACAATTCGGCCACCACCTGTGAAAAATGGACAAC ATGTGATTCTGGATATGTAGAGAAAACTCCAGGCACTTCAACATCAGACAGGATCTGTG aaaAGGGTACGCCCTCTGACAGAGCTGCCATTTTGGGAGCAGTTTTTGGAGTTCTGTTGCTGATAGTTACAGGAATTGTTATAATGTTTTTTCTCAAAAAGA GAAAAATCAACTTGACATGG TTACAGAATAAACTTAAAAGAACTCAACTAAAAGAAGACCCTTCAGTAGCTGAGCCATTTAATGCACAGCAGCCTGAGGAAGATGTAGAAACCCCTGAACCTGTGAGCCCCACACCAAGTAACGTTACGGAAAACGGGAATGTTGTTGTGCAAGAGGATGGCAAACATTCGATTGTTTCAAGTACTGAAACACGCCCATTTTCAGAGAACAGCTACCTCTAA